Part of the Paracoccus sp. S3-43 genome, GGTGGCCGACCACCTTCAACACCAGACCAGACCGGAGTTCATGGATGCGGATCACGATTAACGGCACCCCGCGCGATGTCGCGGCAACCACCCTGGCGGGCGCCCTGGCCGAGGCGGACCTGACCGGCCGCATCGCCACCGCGCTGAACGGCGATTTCATTCCTGCCGCCCTGCGCGAGACCACGCCCCTGCGCGACGGCGACGCCATCGAGGCCCTGGCGCCCATGCAGGGGGGCTAGGGCGATGCCGGTCTTCTATGGCACCGACGTCGACAGCCCGCTGATGCTGGGCACGGCGGGCTATCCCTCGCCCAAGATCCTGGCCGATGCCTTTGCCCGATCGGGCGCGGGCATCGCCACCCTGTCCTTGCGGCGCGAGGCCGGGGGCGGTCAGGATTTCTGGGCGCTGATCCGGTCGCTGGGCGTCCGGCTGCTGCCCAATACCGCGGGCT contains:
- the thiS gene encoding sulfur carrier protein ThiS, which gives rise to MRITINGTPRDVAATTLAGALAEADLTGRIATALNGDFIPAALRETTPLRDGDAIEALAPMQGG